In Populus trichocarpa isolate Nisqually-1 chromosome 16, P.trichocarpa_v4.1, whole genome shotgun sequence, a genomic segment contains:
- the LOC7488095 gene encoding mediator of RNA polymerase II transcription subunit 27, translating into MDMKPHPLLIQQQQQQQQPMQLQEPPAAASQNPNPPYSADAPPKQVALAMERLGQASRLIADVRLGADRLLEALFIAAVPHQSNKPLQLFVKEDASMRQHLQDLRSVGRQLEESGVLNETLRSRSNSWGLHLPVVCPDGAVVAYAWKRQLAGQAGASAVDRTRLALKAFTDQKRRFFPHLDEGQDVQSTEPASKKHCIPKDLLLNYQEELSDCKTLSDVLTCLEKEMLNLKVLTYERLDWFKRASSLPASASENPLDTSKDHGFHSLSKLRTVSQSAAATDKIAVIELFFPSVFRAIISLHPAGSIDPDAVAFFSPDEGGSYIHARGFSVHHVFRKISEHAAMALQHFLGVSSRTALYSIVHWICCYQTLFTKVCSKCGKLLAMDRKSMLLLPPVYRPYLHFSTLQIASTQTNSSAKDHGLENLGAFHIGCFTEEL; encoded by the exons atggacatgAAACCACATCCTCTATTgatacagcagcagcagcagcagcagcagccgatGCAGCTGCAAGAACCTCCTGCTGCGGCGAGCCAAAACCCTAACCCACCGTATTCTGCGGATGCACCGCCGAAACAGGTGGCTCTGGCTATGGAAAGGCTAGGTCAAGCCTCCCGACTCATCGCTGACGTCAGACTAGGCGCTGATCGCCTCCTCGAAGCGCTATTCATTGCTGCAGTTCCTCACCAGAGCAATAAACCTTTGCAATTGTTTGTTAAAGAAGATGCTTCCATGCGCCAACACCTCCAAGACCTCCGCTCCGTTG GAAGGCAACTAGAAGAATCTGGAGTTTTGAATGAAACTCTTCGGTCACGTAGTAATTCGTGGGGTTTGCACTTGCCGGTGGTGTGTCCGGATGGTGCTGTTGTTGCCTATGCTTGGAAACGACAGCTTGCTGGACAGGCTGGTGCATCTGCAGTTGATAGAACCAG GTTAGCTCTTAAGGCATTTACAGATCAGAAAAGGCGATTTTTTCCTCACCTTGATGAAGGACAAGATGTTCAAAGTACGGAACCAGCATCAAAGAAGCATTGTATTCCGAAAGATCTACTGCTGAATTATCAAGAAGAGCTTAGTGATTGCAAGACACTTTCGGATGTTTTAACATGCTTGGAGAAAGAAATGCTGAATTTGAAAGTTCTCACTTATGAACGATTGGATTGGTTTAAAAGAGCTTCCTCTTTACCAGCTTCAGCAAGTGAGAATCCTCTAGACACATCGAAAGACCATGGTTTTCATAGTTTAAGTAAACTAAGAACAGTATCGCAGAGTGCTGCAGCTACTGATAAGATTGCTGTTATCGAGTTGTTCTTTCCTTCCGTGTTCAGAGCTATAATATCATTGCATCCAGCTGGTTCCATTGACCCAGATGCAGTAGCTTTCTTTTCACCCGATGAG GGAGGCAGCTATATACATGCAAGAGGTTTTTCAGTTCATCATGTATTCAGAAAGATATCG GAGCATGCTGCTATGGCCTTGCAGCATTTTCTTGGGGTCAGCTCTAGAACAGCCTTATATTCTATCGTG caCTGGATATGCTGCTACCAGACACTATTTACCAAAGTTTGCAG TAAGTGTGGAAAGCTACTGGCAATGGACCGAAAATCAATGTTGCTACTACCCCCAGTTTATCGTCCTTATCTACACTTTTCTACCTTGCAAATTGCATCAACTCAGACCAATTCCTCGGCCAAGGACCACGGTTTGGAGAACCTGGGGGCATTTCATATTGGTTGCTTTACAGAGGAGCTGTAG
- the LOC7469952 gene encoding protein CHROMOSOME TRANSMISSION FIDELITY 7, which produces MQSKISSFFKSPSSSSSPPKCLQEDPPSFSDVDLAIWQNSQHQFVNTYARRAAPKLILGDQRSEGNKGQRSEVLPKPISKDPCSKPETEACGKVLNKKRSYAQFHLDLGQSDFNLRACSTCGVKYAPGDEGDEKEHKIFHKNYTHGIQFKVFRSERVVHMPCSEAGRIVLVLDSDPPALRNKLQEVIQMMEIELGDGWIFHKLCKVYVFVSSQRVAGCLVAEPIKEAFKVLTCSVDERPKCAAKKNSRPNSTTLQFGEVILQREAMRKVTAVDSLNVLNGNHNGAVVCEEEAVPALCGIRAIWVTPSNRRKRIASQLLDAARRSFCMGVVLEQSQLAFSPPTSAGKALASSYAGTTSFLAYKPKNVGS; this is translated from the exons ATGCAATCCAAAATAAGCTCCTTCTTCAagtccccttcttcttcttcttctccgcCAAAATGCCTCCAAGAAGACCCACCTTCTTTTTCGGACGTTGACTTGGCTATATGGCAGAATTCCCAGCACCAATTTGTCAATACTTACGCACGTCGAGCCGCCCCAAAATTAATTCTTGG GGACCAGAGGAGTGAAGGAAATAAAGGGCAACGGAGTGAGGTGTTGCCTAAACCAATATCAAAAGATCCGTGTTCGAAACCAGAAACAGAGGCTTGTGGGAAAGTGCTTAACAAGAAGAGAAGCTATGCACAGTTTCATCTAGACTTAGGTCAATCTGATTTCAATCTCCGTGCATGTTCAACATGTGGGGTTAAATATGCACCGGGTGATGAAGGAGATGAGAAGGAACATAAAATCTTTCACAAGAATTACACTCATGGAATTCAATTCAAG gtTTTTCGGAGCGAAAGGGTTGTGCATATGCCTTGTAGTGAAGCGGGGCGTATTGTTTTGGTGCTGGATTCTGATCCTCCTGCACTGAGAAATAAG CTACAGGAGGTTATACAGATGATGGAGATTGAGCTTGGAGATGGATGGATTTTTCATAAGCTTTGTAAG GTATATGTATTTGTTTCTTCCCAGAGAGTAGCTGGTTGTCTAGTTGCTGAACCAATAAAAGAAGCATTCAAAGTTCTTACATGTTCGGTGGATGAAAGACCTAAATGCGCTGCTAAAAAGAATTCAAGACCAAACTCCACAACTCTCCAATTTGGTGAAGTCATCTTACAAAGGGAAGCCATGAGAAAAGTTACTGCAGTTGATTCTCTTAACGTATTAAATGGGAACCACAATGGAGCTGTTGTTTGTGAAGAGGAAGCTGTACCTGCTCTCTGTGGCATCAGAGCAATCTGGGTTACTCCCTCTAACAGAAGAAAACGCATTGCAAGCCAATTACTGGATGCTGCGAG GAGAAGTTTTTGCATGGGTGTTGTTCTCGAACAATCTCAGTTGGCATTCTCTCCACCAACCTCAGCTGGGAAGGCATTGGCATCTAGTTATGCTGGCACTACATCATTCTTGGCGTACAAACCTAAAAATGTGGGCAGTTAA
- the LOC7488096 gene encoding nudix hydrolase 27, chloroplastic isoform X3: MGIEGMWGFVSLIPQKKINIPYTWQMPQGGAGEGEELRNAAMRELREETGVTSAEFVAEAPYWLTYDFPSQARERINRRWGTNYKGQAQKWFLFKFTGKEEEINLLGDGSETPEFKDWAWLLPERVLELAVGSKKPVYEQVMKVFGSYLQADADEGNCAGQNETEARVHVESAPV; this comes from the exons ATGGGTATAGAAGGAATGTGGGGATTTGTCTCGTTAATCCctcaaaaaaa GATAAACATTCCGTACACGTGGCAGATGCCTCAG GGTGGTGCTGGTGAGGGTGAAGAGCTAAGGAATGCGGCAATGAGGGAACTGAGGGAAGAAACAGGAGTTACTTCAGCTGAATTTGTTGCAGAG GCACCGTACTGGCTCACTTATGACTTTCCATCACAAGCCAGAGAGAGAATTAATCGTCGATGGGGTACCAATTACAAAGGTCAAGCACAGAAGTG GTTTCTTTTTAAGTTTACTGGGAAGGAGGAAGAGATCAACCTTTTGGGTGATGGAAGTGAAACTCCAGAATTTAAGGATTGGGCATGGTTGTTACCTGAACGAGTATTGGAGCTT GCTGTTGGTTCCAAGAAGCCAGTCTATGAACAAGTTATGAAGGTATTCGGTTCATATCTTCAGGCAGATGCAGATGAAGGTAATTGTGCAGGACAAAACGAAACCGAGGCCAGGGTGCACGTGGAGTCAGCTCCTGTGTAA
- the LOC7488096 gene encoding nudix hydrolase 27, chloroplastic isoform X1 yields the protein MELSDSIVRNSYIYRYVSLNCCVNLNKFASVPLSGSSCAAVSLTRSKRRSRRRELPPSMETPPDGYRRNVGICLVNPSKKIFTASRINIPYTWQMPQGGAGEGEELRNAAMRELREETGVTSAEFVAEAPYWLTYDFPSQARERINRRWGTNYKGQAQKWFLFKFTGKEEEINLLGDGSETPEFKDWAWLLPERVLELAVGSKKPVYEQVMKVFGSYLQADADEGNCAGQNETEARVHVESAPV from the exons ATGGAGTTGAGTGATAGTATTGTCAGAAATTCGTATATTTATCGGTATGTAAGCCTAAATTGCTGTGTAAATTTGAACAAATTTGCAAGTGTGCCACTGTCCGGATCTTCTTGCGCCGCCGTATCGTTAACAAGGAGTAAAAGGAGAAGCAGGAGAAGAGAGTTGCCGCCGTCAATGGAGACGCCACCGGATGGGTATAGAAGGAATGTGGGGATTTGTCTCGTTAATCCctcaaaaaaa ATATTTACTGCTTCCAGGATAAACATTCCGTACACGTGGCAGATGCCTCAG GGTGGTGCTGGTGAGGGTGAAGAGCTAAGGAATGCGGCAATGAGGGAACTGAGGGAAGAAACAGGAGTTACTTCAGCTGAATTTGTTGCAGAG GCACCGTACTGGCTCACTTATGACTTTCCATCACAAGCCAGAGAGAGAATTAATCGTCGATGGGGTACCAATTACAAAGGTCAAGCACAGAAGTG GTTTCTTTTTAAGTTTACTGGGAAGGAGGAAGAGATCAACCTTTTGGGTGATGGAAGTGAAACTCCAGAATTTAAGGATTGGGCATGGTTGTTACCTGAACGAGTATTGGAGCTT GCTGTTGGTTCCAAGAAGCCAGTCTATGAACAAGTTATGAAGGTATTCGGTTCATATCTTCAGGCAGATGCAGATGAAGGTAATTGTGCAGGACAAAACGAAACCGAGGCCAGGGTGCACGTGGAGTCAGCTCCTGTGTAA
- the LOC7488096 gene encoding nudix hydrolase 27, chloroplastic isoform X2, which produces MELSDSIVRNSYIYRYVSLNCCVNLNKFASVPLSGSSCAAVSLTRSKRRSRRRELPPSMETPPDGYRRNVGICLVNPSKKGGAGEGEELRNAAMRELREETGVTSAEFVAEAPYWLTYDFPSQARERINRRWGTNYKGQAQKWFLFKFTGKEEEINLLGDGSETPEFKDWAWLLPERVLELAVGSKKPVYEQVMKVFGSYLQADADEGNCAGQNETEARVHVESAPV; this is translated from the exons ATGGAGTTGAGTGATAGTATTGTCAGAAATTCGTATATTTATCGGTATGTAAGCCTAAATTGCTGTGTAAATTTGAACAAATTTGCAAGTGTGCCACTGTCCGGATCTTCTTGCGCCGCCGTATCGTTAACAAGGAGTAAAAGGAGAAGCAGGAGAAGAGAGTTGCCGCCGTCAATGGAGACGCCACCGGATGGGTATAGAAGGAATGTGGGGATTTGTCTCGTTAATCCctcaaaaaaa GGTGGTGCTGGTGAGGGTGAAGAGCTAAGGAATGCGGCAATGAGGGAACTGAGGGAAGAAACAGGAGTTACTTCAGCTGAATTTGTTGCAGAG GCACCGTACTGGCTCACTTATGACTTTCCATCACAAGCCAGAGAGAGAATTAATCGTCGATGGGGTACCAATTACAAAGGTCAAGCACAGAAGTG GTTTCTTTTTAAGTTTACTGGGAAGGAGGAAGAGATCAACCTTTTGGGTGATGGAAGTGAAACTCCAGAATTTAAGGATTGGGCATGGTTGTTACCTGAACGAGTATTGGAGCTT GCTGTTGGTTCCAAGAAGCCAGTCTATGAACAAGTTATGAAGGTATTCGGTTCATATCTTCAGGCAGATGCAGATGAAGGTAATTGTGCAGGACAAAACGAAACCGAGGCCAGGGTGCACGTGGAGTCAGCTCCTGTGTAA
- the LOC7469953 gene encoding exocyst complex component EXO70A1 isoform X2: MGVPQTMEALRERADFIKESLQKSQIITDNMATILGSFDHRLSALETAMRPTQIRTHSIRRAHENIDKTLKAAEVILSQFDLTRKAEAKILRGPHEDLESYLEAIDQLRSNVKFFSSNKSFKSSDGVLNHANQLLAKAISKLEEEFRQLLTNYSKPVEPDRLFECLPNSLRPSSSGSPRKHGDDNSKSPTEHQGKSLENAVYTLPTLIPPRVIPLLHDLAQQMAQAGHQQQLFRIYRDTRASVLEQSVRKLGVERLSKDDVQKMQWEVLEAKIGNWIHYMRIAVKLLFAGEKKLCDQILDGVDSLRDQCFAEVTVNSVSVLLSFGEAIAKSKRSPEKLFVLLDMYEIMRELHSEIEVLFGSKACIEMRDSALSLTKRLAQTAQETFCDFEEAVEKDATKTAVLDGTVHPLTSYVINYVKFLFDYQSTLKQLFQEFDASDPDSQLTSVTTRIMQALQNNLDGKSKQYKDPALTQLFLMNNIHYIVRSVRRSEAKDLLGDDWVQIHRRIVQQHANQYKRVSWAKMCRFCSVSLFRVVDQAAVVESEVMVVPVEFQEQQ; this comes from the exons ATGGGGGTGCCTCAAACAATGGAGGCCCTAAGAGAACGAGCTGATTTCATTAAAGAATCGTTACAAAAAAGCCAAATCATTACTGATAACATGGCCACCATTCTTGGCTCCTTCGACCACCGGCTCTCCGCCTTAGAAACTGCCATGCGTCCCACGCAG ATAAGGACGCATTCGATTAGAAGAGCAcatgaaaatattgataaaacaTTGAAGGCAGCAGAggttattttatctcaatttgaCCTCACGCGAaag GCAGAGGCTAAGATATTGAGAGGGCCACATGAAGATTTAGAGAGTTATTTAGAAGCGATTGATCAGCTAAGAAGCAATGTGAAATTTTTTAGCAGCAATAAGAGTTTTAAAAGCAGTGATGGTGTGCTTAATCATGCCAATCAATTACTTGCTAAAGCTATTTCTAAGCTTGAAGAGGAGTTTAGACAGCTTTTAACAAATTACAG CAAGCCAGTGGAACCTGATCGACTTTTTGAATGTCTTCCCAATTCTCTACGTCCATCATCATCAGGATCACCTAGGAAGCATGGTGATGATAACAGCAAGAGCCCCACTGAGCACCAAGGGAAGAGCTTAGAAAATGCTGTTTACACTCTTCCAACACTTATTCCGCCAAGGGTTATTCCATTGCTACATGATTTAGCTCAACAAATGGCTCAAGCTGGTCACCAACAACAGCTATTTAGAATCTACAG GGACACTCGTGCTTCAGTTTTGGAACAGAGCGTCAGGAAGTTAGGTGTTGAGAGACTCAGTAAGGATGATGTCCAGAAAATGCAGTGGGAGGTCTTGGAGGCTAAGATCGGGAACTGGATACATTATATGAGGATTGCT GTCAAACTGCTGTTTGCTGGGGAAAAGAAACTGTGTGATCAAATACTTGATGGGGTTGATTCTCTCAGGGATCAATGTTTTGCTGAAGTCACTGTAAACAGCGTGTCTGTGCTTCTTAGTTTTGGGGAGGCCATAGCCAAAAGCAAAAGATCACCTGAAAAACTATTTGTTCTATTAGATATGTATGAGATTATGCGGGAACTTCACTCAGAG ATTGAAGTACTCTTTGGAAGTAAAGCCTGCATTGAAATGCGGGACTCTGCATTGAGTTTAACAAAGCGACTAGCTCAAACGGCTCAAGAGACCTTTTGTGATTTTGAAGAAGCTGTAGAAAAAGATGCTACCAAAACTGCTGTTTTAGATGGAACTGTCCATCCTTTGACTAGCTATGTGATTAATTATGTGAAGTTTCTTTTTGA CTACCAATCTACACTGAAACAGCTCTTTCAAGAGTTTGATGCAAGCGATCCTGATTCTCAGTTGACATCTGTGACTACAAGAATTATGCAGGCTCTTCAAAATAATCTCGATGGGAAATCAAAGCAGTATAAAGACCCTGCGCTGACTCAACTATTTCTCATGAACAACATTCACTATATAGTGAGATCTGTGCGgag GTCAGAAGCGAAGGATTTACTGGGTGATGATTGGGTGCAAATACACAGAAGGATTGTGCAACAGCATGCTAATCAGTATAAGAGAGTTTCTTGGGCAAAG ATGTGCAGATTCTGCAGTGTCTCTCTGTTCAGGGTGGTGGATCAGGCAGCGGTGGTGGAATCGGAGGTGATGGTAGTGCCAGTGGAATTTCAAGAGCAGCAGTGA
- the LOC7469953 gene encoding exocyst complex component EXO70A1 isoform X1 — MGVPQTMEALRERADFIKESLQKSQIITDNMATILGSFDHRLSALETAMRPTQIRTHSIRRAHENIDKTLKAAEVILSQFDLTRKAEAKILRGPHEDLESYLEAIDQLRSNVKFFSSNKSFKSSDGVLNHANQLLAKAISKLEEEFRQLLTNYSKPVEPDRLFECLPNSLRPSSSGSPRKHGDDNSKSPTEHQGKSLENAVYTLPTLIPPRVIPLLHDLAQQMAQAGHQQQLFRIYRDTRASVLEQSVRKLGVERLSKDDVQKMQWEVLEAKIGNWIHYMRIAVKLLFAGEKKLCDQILDGVDSLRDQCFAEVTVNSVSVLLSFGEAIAKSKRSPEKLFVLLDMYEIMRELHSEIEVLFGSKACIEMRDSALSLTKRLAQTAQETFCDFEEAVEKDATKTAVLDGTVHPLTSYVINYVKFLFDYQSTLKQLFQEFDASDPDSQLTSVTTRIMQALQNNLDGKSKQYKDPALTQLFLMNNIHYIVRSVRRSEAKDLLGDDWVQIHRRIVQQHANQYKRVSWAKILQCLSVQGGGSGSGGGIGGDGSASGISRAAVKDRFKTFNVQFEELHQRQSQWTVPDSELRESLRLAVAEILLPAYRSFQKRFGPMIENGKNPQKYIRYSPEDLDHMMNEFFEGKTWNEQKR; from the exons ATGGGGGTGCCTCAAACAATGGAGGCCCTAAGAGAACGAGCTGATTTCATTAAAGAATCGTTACAAAAAAGCCAAATCATTACTGATAACATGGCCACCATTCTTGGCTCCTTCGACCACCGGCTCTCCGCCTTAGAAACTGCCATGCGTCCCACGCAG ATAAGGACGCATTCGATTAGAAGAGCAcatgaaaatattgataaaacaTTGAAGGCAGCAGAggttattttatctcaatttgaCCTCACGCGAaag GCAGAGGCTAAGATATTGAGAGGGCCACATGAAGATTTAGAGAGTTATTTAGAAGCGATTGATCAGCTAAGAAGCAATGTGAAATTTTTTAGCAGCAATAAGAGTTTTAAAAGCAGTGATGGTGTGCTTAATCATGCCAATCAATTACTTGCTAAAGCTATTTCTAAGCTTGAAGAGGAGTTTAGACAGCTTTTAACAAATTACAG CAAGCCAGTGGAACCTGATCGACTTTTTGAATGTCTTCCCAATTCTCTACGTCCATCATCATCAGGATCACCTAGGAAGCATGGTGATGATAACAGCAAGAGCCCCACTGAGCACCAAGGGAAGAGCTTAGAAAATGCTGTTTACACTCTTCCAACACTTATTCCGCCAAGGGTTATTCCATTGCTACATGATTTAGCTCAACAAATGGCTCAAGCTGGTCACCAACAACAGCTATTTAGAATCTACAG GGACACTCGTGCTTCAGTTTTGGAACAGAGCGTCAGGAAGTTAGGTGTTGAGAGACTCAGTAAGGATGATGTCCAGAAAATGCAGTGGGAGGTCTTGGAGGCTAAGATCGGGAACTGGATACATTATATGAGGATTGCT GTCAAACTGCTGTTTGCTGGGGAAAAGAAACTGTGTGATCAAATACTTGATGGGGTTGATTCTCTCAGGGATCAATGTTTTGCTGAAGTCACTGTAAACAGCGTGTCTGTGCTTCTTAGTTTTGGGGAGGCCATAGCCAAAAGCAAAAGATCACCTGAAAAACTATTTGTTCTATTAGATATGTATGAGATTATGCGGGAACTTCACTCAGAG ATTGAAGTACTCTTTGGAAGTAAAGCCTGCATTGAAATGCGGGACTCTGCATTGAGTTTAACAAAGCGACTAGCTCAAACGGCTCAAGAGACCTTTTGTGATTTTGAAGAAGCTGTAGAAAAAGATGCTACCAAAACTGCTGTTTTAGATGGAACTGTCCATCCTTTGACTAGCTATGTGATTAATTATGTGAAGTTTCTTTTTGA CTACCAATCTACACTGAAACAGCTCTTTCAAGAGTTTGATGCAAGCGATCCTGATTCTCAGTTGACATCTGTGACTACAAGAATTATGCAGGCTCTTCAAAATAATCTCGATGGGAAATCAAAGCAGTATAAAGACCCTGCGCTGACTCAACTATTTCTCATGAACAACATTCACTATATAGTGAGATCTGTGCGgag GTCAGAAGCGAAGGATTTACTGGGTGATGATTGGGTGCAAATACACAGAAGGATTGTGCAACAGCATGCTAATCAGTATAAGAGAGTTTCTTGGGCAAAG ATTCTGCAGTGTCTCTCTGTTCAGGGTGGTGGATCAGGCAGCGGTGGTGGAATCGGAGGTGATGGTAGTGCCAGTGGAATTTCAAGAGCAGCAGTGAAGGATAGATTCAAGACCTTCAATGTCCAATTTGAGGAGCTTCATCAGAGGCAATCTCAATGGACCGTTCCTGACAGCGAGTTGCGTGAGTCGTTGAGGCTGGCTGTTGCCGAAATTCTCTTGCCCGCATATAGGTCTTTCCAAAAGCGTTTTGG GCCTATGATCGAGAATGGAAAAAACCCTCAAAAGTACATTAGATACTCTCCTGAGGATCTTGACCACATGATGAATGAATTCTTTGAGGGCAAGACATGGAATGAGCAAAAACGGTAA